The following proteins are encoded in a genomic region of Oryctolagus cuniculus chromosome 13, mOryCun1.1, whole genome shotgun sequence:
- the LRRN2 gene encoding leucine-rich repeat neuronal protein 2: MLTCARQRAGLCARPVDGPLPCSSTMGLLVAPLLLAWVAGATAAVPVVPWRVPCPPQCACQIRPWYTPRSSYREAATVDCNDLFLTAVPPALPAGTQTLLLQSNSIVRVDQSELAYLANLTELDLSQNSFSDARDCDFRALPQLLSLHLEENQLARLEDHSFAGLAGLQELYLNHNQLYRIAPRAFAGLGSLLRLHLNSNLLRAVDSRWFEMLPSLEILMIGGNAVDAILDMNFRPLANLRSLVLAGMNLREISDYALEGLQSLESLSFYDNLLARVPRRALQQVPGLKFLDLNKNPLQRVGPGDFANMLHLKELGLNNMEELVSIDKFALVNLPELTKLDITNNPRLSFIHPRAFHHLPRMETLMLNNNALSALHQQTVESLPSLQEVGLHGNPLRCDCVIRWANATGTRVRFIEPQSTLCAEPPDLQRRPVREVPFREMTDRCLPLISPHSFPPSLQVASGESKVLHCRAMAEPEPEIYWVTPAGVRLTPAHAGRRYRVYPEGTLELRRVTADEAGLYTCVAQNLVGADTKTVRVVVGRAPFQPDRGSGSRGLELRVQETHPYRVLLSWVPLPNTVSTNLTWSSAASFRGRGPRALARLPRGTHSYNITRLLQASEYWACLHVAFADAHTQSACVWARTTEAAPCHGALGDRPGLIAVLALAILLLAAGLAARVVSAGQPRPGVAARPLLPAWAFWGRGAPSIRVVSAPLVLPWNPGRKPAGCSERGTLSPPLSQNS, encoded by the coding sequence ATGCTCACCTGCGCACGGCAAAGAGCAGGACTCTGCGCTCGTCCCGTGGATGGtcccctgccctgcagctccACCATGGGGCTCCTGGTGGCACCCCTCCTGCTAGCCTGGGTGGCCGGTGCCACTGCCGCCGTGCCCGTGGTGCCCTGGCGTGTGCCCTGTCCCCCGCAGTGTGCCTGCCAGATCCGGCCCTGGTACACGCCGCGCTCGTCCTACCGCGAGGCCGCCACGGTGGACTGCAACGACCTGTTCCTGACGGCGGTGCCCCCGGCGCTGCCTGCGGGGACGCAGACCCTGCTGCTGCAGAGTAACAGCATCGTGCGTGTGGACCAGAGCGAGCTCGCCTACCTGGCCAACCTCACGGAGCTGGACCTGTCCCAGAACAGCTTCTCGGACGCCCGGGACTGCGACTTccgggccctgccccagctgctgagcCTGCACCTGGAGGAGAACCAGCTGGCGCGGCTGGAGGACCACAGCTTCGCGGGGCTGGCCGGCCTGCAGGAGCTCTATCTCAACCACAACCAGCTGTACCGCATCGCCCCCCGGGCCTTCGCGGGCCTCGGCAGCCTGCTGCGGCTGCACCTCAACTCCAACCTGCTCAGGGCCGTTGACAGCCGCTGGTTCGAGATGCTGCCCAGCTTGGAGATCCTCATGATCGGCGGCAACGCGGTGGACGCCATCCTGGACATGAACTTCCGGCCGCTGGCCAACCTGCGCAGCCTGGTGCTGGCGGGCATGAACCTGCGGGAGATCTCCGACTACGCCCTGGAGGGGCTGCAGAGCCTGGAGAGCCTCTCCTTCTACGACAACCTGCTGGCCCGCGTGCCCAGGCGGGCGTTGCAGCAGGTGCCGGGGCTCAAGTTCCTGGACCTGAACAAGAACCCGCTGCAGCGCGTGGGGCCGGGGGACTTCGCCAACATGCTGCACCTCAAGGAGCTGGGGCTGAACAACATGGAGGAGCTGGTCTCCATCGACAAGTTCGCCCTGGTCAACCTCCCCGAGCTGACCAAGCTGGACATCACCAACAACCCGCGCCTGTCCTTCATCCACCCCCGCGCCTTCCACCACCTGCCCCGCATGGAGACACTCATGCTGAACAACAACGCCCTCAGTGCCTTGCACCAGCAGACGGTGGAGTCCCTGCCCagcctgcaggaggtggggctcCACGGCAACCCCCTCCGCTGCGACTGCGTGATCCGCTGGGCCAACGCCACGGGCACCCGCGTGCGCTTCATCGAGCCGCAGTCCACCCTGTGTGCGGAGCCGCCCGACCTGCAGCGCCGCCCGGTCCGCGAGGTGCCCTTCCGGGAGATGACGGACCGCTGCCTGCCCCTCATCTCGCCCCACAGCTTCCCCCCGAGCCTCCAGGTGGCCAGCGGCGAGAGCAAGGTGCTGCACTGCCGGGCGATGGCGGAACCAGAACCCGagatctactgggtcactccagCCGGGGTGCGACTGACGCCTGCCCATGCGGGCAGGAGGTACCGGGTGTACCCGGAGGGAACCCTGGAGCTGCGGAGGGTGACGGCGGACGAGGCCGGGCTGTACACCTGCGTGGCCCAGAACCTGGTGGGGGCCGACACCAAGACAGTCCGCGTGGTGGTTGGCCGTGCGCCCTTCCAGCCGGACAGGGGCAGCGGCAGCCGGGGCCTGGAGCTCCGGGTGCAGGAGACACACCCCTACCGCGTCCTGCTCTCCTGGGTCCCCCTGCCCAACACAGTCTCCACCAACCTCACCTGGTCCAGCGCCGCCTCCTTCCGAGGCCGGGGGCCCCGCGCCCTGGCCCGCCTGCCCCGGGGCACCCACAGTTACAATATCACCCGCCTCCTGCAGGCCAGCGAGTACTGGGCCTGCCTGCACGTGGCCTTCGCCGATGCCCACACCCAGTCGGCTTGTGTGTGGGCCAGGACTACAGAGGCCGCTCCTTGCCACGGGGCCCTGGGGGACCGGCCGGGGCTCATCgctgtcctggccctggccatcCTCCTGCTGGCAGCAGGGCTCGCCGCCCGTGTCGTCAGTGCAGGCCAGCCCAGGCCGGGGGTGGCCGCGCGGCCTCTCCTCCCAGCCTGGGCTTTCTGGGGCCGGGGTGCCCCGTCCATCCGGGTGGTGTCCGCGCCCCTTGTCCTGCCCTGGAATCCCGGGAGGAAGCCGGCTGGATGCTCAGAGCGGGGCACGCTTTCGCCACCGTTGTCTCAGAACTCCTGA